CTGGGTGACCGGAGAGCGGCACCGCCCCACCCATGTCCTGCTGCACGGCCTGCCGATGAACGCCGACGTCTGGGCGCCCCTCGCCGCCCGCCTTCCCGGCCCGGTGCTGGCCCCCGACCTGCCGGGGCTGGGCCGTTCGGCCGCCACGGACCGGCCGGTGGACGCGTGGCTGGCAGAGCTGCTGAGCCCGGTGTCGACCCGCCCCGTGCTGGTCGCGCACTCCGCGGCCTGCGGACCCGCGCTCCGCTTCGCCGTCGACCACCCGGAACGCGTCAGCGGGCTCGTCCTCGTCTCCCCGGCGTTCCTGCAGGCACCCGCGGCGCGGCTCGCTCGCTCGGGCCTGGCCGCGCCGATGCTGCGCCGTATGTCCGCCGCTCGGCTGGCCGGGACGCTGGGTGTTCCCGAGGGGGCGGAGGTGGAAAGCGCCGCGGCCGACCTGCGCCGTCGCGGGGTGGCGCGCCGGGTGGCCGCGACGCTGCGCACGGACGTCGCCGAGCGGCGGCTGTCGCGGACGCTGCTGGACCGGGTGGAGGTCCCGGTCCGGATCGTCGTGGGCTCGAAGGACCCGCTGGTCGCGTCCGTCGATCACCCGGTGACCGAGATCGCCGGCGCCGGCCACTACCCCCAGCTGACCCACCCCGCCCAGCTGGCCCACGCCCTCGGCGCCGCCACGGACGGCGGGTGAGCCGACGGGGGTGAGCCGACGGCGGATGACCCGACGGCGGATGACCCGACGGCAGGTGACCCGACGGCAGGTGAGCCCACAGCGGATGAGCCCACAGCAGACCCGACAGCGGATGACCCGCCGGCAGGAACCCCGCACGGACACCCGCGCCTACAGAGGCGGGCCCCCCGCCGGCACCAGGATCCGGGCCAGCATCGCGCGCGCGTACTCCTCGTCGTACGTGCCGTCGGTGAGCAGCACCTGGAGGCAGATGCCGTCCATGAGGGCGACCAAGGCCCGCGCGGTGGCGGCGTCGGTCCGGGTGGCGAGCGCCGCGACGACGGTCTCGGTCCACTCGGCGGCGACCGGGCGCAGGGCGGGGCGGCGCAGGGCGGCGAGGTAGAGCTCGTACTCCAGCTCCACGCCGACGCGTTCGCCGCCCAGCCACTCCCCCAGGAGCCGGGCGAGCGCGGCGGCGGGGTCGGTGTCCGGCGCGGCGAGGGCGGGGCTCTCGCGGAGCTGCCGCCCGAAGCCCTCGTTGGCCTTGCGCAGGGCGGCGACGAGGAGTTCGTCGAGGGAGGCGAAGTGGTACGTGGTGGAGCCGAGCGGCACGTCCGCCTCGGCGGCGACGGTGCGGTGGCTCAGCCCGGCGATGCCGGCCCGGCCGACGACCCGGAGGGCGGCGTCGACGATCCGCTCGCGCCGCTCGGGGTCGTGGCGGCGGGCGCGGGCCATCAGTGCGCGCCGCCGAGGTTGAGGACAGCGACACCGGCGACGATGAGGACGATCCCGGCGATCTTGGCGAGGCTGAGGGTCTCACCGAGGAAGAGGATGCCGATCGTGGCGACGGCGGCGGTGCCGACCCCGGACCAGATGGCGTACGCGGTGCCGACCTGGAGCGTCTTGAGCGCCTGGGCGAGGAGCGCGAAGGCGATGAGGTAGCCCGCGCAGGTGATCAGCGAGGGCCAGAGCTTGGAGAAGCCGTCGCTGTACTTCATCGAGGTGGTGGCGAGGATCTCCGCCACGATGGCGCCCGCCAGCAGTCCGTAACCCATGCGTACGAGCGTACACAAGGATGTGTACGGCCGTACACAAAGCCGACCGATACCGTGTCCCGCATGACGATTCCCCCAGGTCCGCCCTACGGCTACGGATACGGCTACCCGCCGCCGCCCCCGCCGCCGCAGCCCGGCGTGATACCCCTGGCGCCGCTCGGCCTCGGCGCCGTCCTCTCGGGTGCCTTCTCCGCCTTCGGCCGCCACTGGAAGCAGCTGATCGGCGTCACCGCCGCCGTCTACGGCTCGGCACTCCTGCTGGTGGCAGCGGCCCTGCTCATCGCGTACGCGGCCGTGAGCGACCGCTTCCCCGCCGTGTTCGACCTGCCGGCCGGCCAGGATCCGCAGTGGGTCGACCTCCGGCCGCTGATCATCGCCTTCACCTGCGTCTGGGTCGTCGGCCTGCTCGCGGCCCTCGGCGCCAACGCGGTGATGGCCGCGGCCTGCCCGGCCGTGATCCAGGAGGCCGTCCTCGGCCGCCCGACCACCTTCGGCGCACTGTGGCGCCGGTCCTGGTCCCGGATGCCGGCCGTCCTGGGCACGGTGCTCCTGACGAGCGTCGCCCTGATGCTCCCGGTCGTGCTCTTCCTCCTGGCCTTCTTCGGCCTGTTCCTGGCGCTGCTCACCGACCTGGGCGACCTGGACGGCACACCTCTGGAGGGCGACTGGTCCCTGCCGGCCACGGCGGCCATGCTCCTGGCCCTGCTCGTCACGCCGCTCGCGCTCTGGATCTGGATCAAGTTCAGCCTGGCCCCCGCGGCCGCCGTGATGGAGGGGCAGGGCGTCTTCGCCTCGATGCGCCGCTCCTCGGCCCTGATCCGCGGCTCCTGGTGGCGCGTCTTCGGCATCCTGCTGCTCGTCGGGCTCATCACCACCGTCGCGAGCTGGCTGATCCAGCAGCTCCTCTCCACGGTGGCGTGGATTCCGATGGCGGGCGTCGGCTTCACCGGCGGCGACGCCGCCGCGCTGATCACCGGCCTCTCCGTGACCTTCACGCTGGTGATCATCGGACAGCTGATCAGCCAGCTGATCGTCTCCGTCTTCCCCCCGCTGGTGACCGCCCTGCTCTACGTCGACCAGCGGATCCGCAAGGAGAACCTGGCCCCGGAGCTCGCCCGCGCGGCCGGCCTCGCCTAGGGGGTGTCCAGCGGATCAGGGCCTGTCCGACCTCGATCCGCCGGACAGGCCCTGGCCGGACACCCCCAGGGCGTCTCCGGAGAACGCGAAACGGCCGCGCCCCGAAGGGCACGGCCGTTTCGCGTGGTCGAATCCCCGACCACGAGGTCTCAGACGTTGAAGCCGAGTGCGCGCAGCTGCTCGCGGCCGTCGTCCGTGATCTTGTCCGGACCCCACGGCGGCATCCAGACCCAGTTGATCTTCAGCTCGTTGACGATGCCGTCCGTCGCCGACTTCGCCTGGTCCTCGATCACATCGGTCAGCGGACAGGCCGCCGACGTCAGGGTCATGTCCAGCGTCGCGACGTTCGAGTCGTCGATGTGGATGCCGTAGATCAGCCCGAGGTTGACCACGTCGATGCCCAGCTCGGGGTCGACGACGTCGTACAGCGCCTCACGGACTTCTTCCTCGGTGGCCGGCTTCATCGTGGCCTCAGCGTTCTCGGTCATGCCGACTTCCTCTCCGCGTCACCCAGCGCCTGGGCGGTCGCGTCCTTCCACGCCATCCAGCTGAGCAGCGCGCACTTCACACGGGCCGGGTACTTGGAGACGCCCGCGAACGCGACCGCGTCCTCCAGGACCTCCTCCATCGCGTCGTCGGGCTCGATCTGGCCCTTGGACTGCATCAGCTCCAGGAAGGTGCCCTGGATCTTCTGCGCCTCGGCCAGCTCCTTGCCGACGAGCAGCTCGTTCAGGACCGAGGCCGAAGCCTGGCTGATCGAGCAGCCCTGACCCTCGTACGAGACGTCCGCGATGCGCGAGCCCTCGTACTTCACGCGGAGCGTGATCTCGTCGCCGCACGTCGGATTGACGTGGTGCACCTCGGCATCGCCGTCCCGAAGACCGCGCCCGTGGGGGTGCTTGTAATGGTCCAGGATGACGTCCTGGTACATCGAATCCAGCTTCACGACCCAACCCCTACCCGAAGAAGTTCCGTACGTGCTCCAGACCCGCGACCAAGGCGTCGACCTCGGCCGGGGTGGAGTACAGATAGAACGACGCCCGCGTGGTCGCAGGAATTCCGTACCGCAGGCAGACCGGCCGCGCACAGTGGTGGCCGACGCGGACCGCGATGCCCTCCTCGTCGAGCACCTGACCCACGTCGTGCGGGTGGATGTCGCCGAGCGTGAAGGAGATCGCAGCGCCGCGGTCCTCGGCCGTGGTGGGGCCGATGATCCGCAGGTCCGGGACTTCCTGGAGACGCCGGACGGCGTACTCGGTGATCGCGTGCTCGTGGCGCGCGATGTTCTCCATGCCGATCGCCGACAGGTAGTCCACGGCCGCGCCGAGGCCGACGGCCTGGGCGATCGGGGGCGTACCCGCCTCGAACTTGTGCGGAGCCGGAGCGTAGGTCGAGGAGTGCATCGAAACGGTCTCGATCATCTCGCCGCCGCCGAGGAAGGGCGGGAGGTCCTCCAGGAGCTCCTGCCGTCCCCACAGCACACCGATGCCGGTCGGGCCGCACATCTTGTGGCCGGTGAAGGCCACGAAGTCGGCCTGGAGCGCCTGCACGTCCAGGACCATGTGCGGGGCCGCCTGGGAGGCGTCGATGCAGACGAGCGCACCGACCTCCTGGGCACGGCGGATGATCGTCTCGACCGGGTTGATCGTGCCCAGCAGGTTCGAGACCAGCGTGAACGAGACGATCTTGGTCTTCTCGGTGATGACCTCTTCGATGTTCGAGAGGTCGAGACGGCCGTCGTCGGTCAGGCCGAACCACTTCAGCTTCGCGCCCGTGCGCTGCGAGAGCAGCTGCCACGGCACGATGTTGGAGTGGTGCTCCATCTCCGTGATGGCGATCTCGGTCTCGTGGTCCACGCGGTAGGGCTCGTCGGCCCAGCCCAGCATGTTGGCCACGAGGTTGAGCGACTCCGAGGCGTTCTTGGTGAAGATCACCTCGTCGCGGCTCGGCGCGTTGATGAACGCCGCGATCTTGTCGCGGGCGCCCTCGTACAGCGCCGTCGCCTCCTCGGCGACCAGGTAGACGCCGCGGTGCACGTTGGCGTTGTGCTGCTCGTAGTACTCGTTCAGCGCGTCGAGGACCTGGCGCGGCTTCTGCGAGGTCGCCGCGGAGTCCAGGTACACGATCTTCTTGCCGTCGTGGACCACGCGATCCAGGAGCGGGAAGTCCTTGCGGATCGCCTCGGTGTCGAGGAGGCCGGAGAGCCCCTGATGGGCAGATGTCACGCGGATGCGCCACCCTTCGTGCTGTAGGCCTCGTAGCCCTCGTTCTCCAGCTTGTCGGCGAGCTCGGCGCCGCCGGACTCGACGATGCGGCCCTCGGAGAAGACGTGAACGAAGTCGGGCTTGATGTAGCGCAGGATGCGCGTGTAGTGCGTGATCAGCAGGGTGCCGACCTCACCGGTCTCGCGGACGCGGTTGACGCCCTCGGAGACCTGGCGCAGCGCGTCGACGTCCAGGCCGGAGTCGGTCTCGTCGAGGATCGCGATCTTCGGCTTGAGGAGCTCCAGCTGGAGGATCTCGTGGCGCTTCTTCTCACCGCCGGAGAAGCCCTCGTTGACGTTGCGCTCGGCGAAGGCCGGGTCCATCTGGAGCTGCTCCATCGCGGACTTGACCTCCTTCACCCAGGTGCGCAGCTTGGGGGCCTCGCCGCGGATGGCGGTGGCGGAGGTGCGCAGGAAGTTGGAGACCGAGACACCGGGGACCTCGACCGGGTACTGCATGGCCAGGAAGACGCCGGCGCGGGCGCGCTCGTCGACCGACATCTCCAGGACGTCCTCACCGTCGAGGGTGACGGTGCCGCCGGTGACCGTGTACTTCGGGTGGCCGGCGAGCGAGTACGCCAGGGTCGACTTGCCGGAGCCGTTGGGGCCCATGACGGCGTGGGTCTCGCCCTGCTTGATGGTCAGGTCGACACCCTTGAGGATCTCGCGGGGGCCGTTCTCGGCCTCGACGGAGACGTGCAGGTTGCGGATTTCAAGCGTTGCCATGGGTGACTCAGGACTCCTGGGTGACGGAGACGAGCACATCGTCCCCTTCGATCTTTACGGGGTATACGGGCACGGGGCGCGTCGCGGGAAGGCCGGAGGGCTTCCCGGTGCGGAGGTCGAAGCTCGACCCGTGCAGCCAGCACTCGATGGCGCAGTCCTCGACCTCGCCCTCCGAGAGGGAGACGTTCGCGTGCGAGCAGATGTCGTTGATCGCGAACACCTCGCCCTCGGTGTGCACGACCGACACCGGCGTGCCGTCGACCTCGACCCGCTTCGGGGTGTCGGCCTCCAGCTCGCTCAGCGCGCAGACTCGGACGAAGGCCATCAGACGGAGGCCTCCAGCTCGGCCTCGATCTTGGCGAGGAGACGCTCCTGGACGTCCGGCAGACCGATCTGCTGGACCAGCTCCGCGAAGAAGCCGCGGACGACGAGGCGACGGGCCTCGGTCTGCGGGATACCGCGGGACATCAGGTAGAAGAGCTGCTCGTCGTCGAACCGGCCGGTGGCCGAGGCGTGACCGGCGCCGGCGATCTCGCCGGTCTCGATCTCCAGGTTCGGGACGGAGTCGACCCGGGCGCCGTCCGTGAGGACCAGGTTCCGGTTGAGCTCGTACGTGTCGGTGCCCTCGGCGGCGGCCTGGATGAGGACGTCACCGATCCAGACGGCGTGCGCGTCCTGGCCCTGCAGCGCGCCCTTGTAGGCCACGTTCGACTTGCAGTGCGGGGTGTTGTGGTCGACCAGGAGGCGGTGCTCCTGGTGCTGGCCGGCGTCGGTGAAGTACAGGCCGAAGAGCTCCGCCTCGCCGCCGGGGGCCGCGTACGACACACGGGGGTGGATGCGGACGACGTCGCCGCCGAAGGTGACGATCACCGACTTGAAGGAGGCGTCGCGGCCGACCAGCGCGTTGTGCTGGGCGACGTGGACGGCCTTCTCGTCCCAGTCCTGGACGGAGACGACGGTCAGCTTGGCGCCGTCGCCGAGGACGTAGTCGACGTTGGCGGCGAGCACCGCGTCACCGGTGTGGTCGATGACCACGACGGCCTCGGCGAAGGCACCGAGCTCGATCACCTGGTGGCCGAAGGCGACGCCACCCTGGCCGTGCACCGCGATGCGGATCGGCTCGGTGAGGACGGCCTCCTTGGCGACGGTGACGACCGAGGCCTTCTCGAAGGAGGAGTACGCCTGGGCGGCGACGCGGTCGACGGGCTTGCCGGCCTTGCCGAGGCGCTCGTCCTCGCGACCGACGGTCTCCACGGTGACGCCCTCGGGCGCCTCGATCTCGACCTTGACGCCCTCACCGGACGCGACGGCGGTGCCGTCGTGAAGGCCGCGCAGCCGCGCCAGCGGCGTGAACCGCCACTCCTCCTCACGGCCGTGCGGGACGGGGAAGTCCGCGACGTCGAAGGACGGGGGCGCGCTCATGCGCGTGGCGACGGTGGACTCGGCGGCCACCGCGATCGAGCCGGCGGTGGTGGAGCCCGCCGGGATGTTCTGAGCCTCAGCCATGGCTGTCGTGTTGCTCTCTTCCTGCGTAAAAGAAATCAGTCGCTGCGTTCGGTGGGGCGGAAGGCCTTAGCCGACCGAGCCTTCCATCTGCAGCTCGATCAGCCGGTTGAGCTCCAGGGCGTACTCCATCGGGAGCTCCTTGGCGATGGGCTCCACGAAGCCGCGCACGATCATCGCCATGGCCTCGAACTCGGTCATGCCGCGGCTCATCAGGTAGAAGAGCTGGTCCTCGGAGACCTTGGAGACGGTGGCCTCGTGGCCCATGGAGACGTCGTCCTCGCGCACGTCCACGTAGGGGTACGTGTCGGAGCGGGAGATCGTGTCGACGAGCAGCGCGTCGCAGAGCACGTTGGACTTGGAGCCCGGAGCACCCTCGCCGATCTCGATGAGACCGCGGTAGGAGGTGCGGCCGCCGCCTCGCGCCACCGACTTGGAGACGATGTTGGAGGAGGTGTTCGGAGCCATGTGCACCATCTTGGCGCCGGCGTCCTGGTGCTGGCCCTCGCCCGCGAAGGCGATGGACAGCGTCTCGCCCTTGGCGTGCTCGCCCATGAGGTAGACGGCCGGGTACTTCATGGTGACCTTGGAGCCGATGTTGCCGTCGACCCACTCCATGGTGGCGCCCTCGTAGGCGACGGCGCGCTTGGTCACCAGGTTGTAGACGTTGTTCGACCAGTTCTGGATGGTCGTGTAGCGGCAGCGGCCGCCCTTCTTCACGATGATCTCGACGACGGCGCTGTGCAGCGAGTCCGAGGAGTAGATCGGCGCGGTGCAGCCCTCGACATAGTGGACGTAGGCGTCCTCGTCGACGATGATCAGCGTCCGCTCGAACTGGCCCATGTTCTCCGTGTTGATACGGAAGTAGGCCTGGAGCGGGATCTCGACCTGCACGCCCTTCGGCACGTAGATGAACGAGCCACCGGACCACACGGCCGTGTTCAGCGAGGCGAACTTGTTGTCGCCGACCGGGATGACGGTGCCGAAGTACTCCTTGAAGAGCTCCGCGTGCTCCTTCAGCGCCGTGTCGGTGTCGACGAAGATGACGCCCTGCTCCTCCAGGTCCTCGCGGATCTGGTGGTAGACGACCTCGGACTCGTACTGGGCGGCGACACCGGCGACGAGGCGCTGCTTCTCCGCCTCCGGGATGCCGAGCTTGTCGTACGTGTTCTTGATGTCCTCCGGCAGGTCCTCCCAGGACTCGGCCTGCTTCTCGGTGGACCGCACGAAGTACTTGATGTTGTCGAAGTCGATGCCGGAGAGGTCGGAGCCCCAGGTCGGCATGGGCTTCTTACCGAAGAGCCGCAGACCCTTGAGACGCAGCTTCAGCATCCACTCGGGCTCGTTCTTCTTCGAGGAGATGTCGCGGACGACGTCCTCGTTCAGACCGCGCTTGGCCGTGGCACCGGCCGTGTCGGAGTCGGCCCAGCCGTACTCGTACCGACCCAGGCCCTCAAGCTCGGGGTGGCTGATCTCGGTGGTCATGCGGGGTTCCTCCCGGCCGTACTGACAGATGCTGGTGAACTGGTCTGTGGGGCGCTGTGCGGGATGAACGTCGTGCAGACGCCGTCACCATGCGCGATGGTGGCCAGACGCTGGACGTGCGTTCCCAGGAGGCGGGAGAAGAACTCCGTCTCCGCCTCGCACAGCTGCGGATACTGCTCGGCGACGTGGGCGACCGGGCAGTGGTGCTGGCAGAGCTGCTCGCCGACCGGCGCGTTCCGCGCAGTGGCAGCGTACCCGTCCGCCGTCAGGGCCTTGGCAAGTGCCTCGGTCCTCCGGGCGGGGTCCGCCGAGTCGACGGCTTCCCGGTACGTGTCGCCCTGGGCCTCGATCCGGTCGCGGGCGAAGGCGGCGACGGCCTCCTCCCCACCGGCGTTGCGCTCGATCCAGCGGAGCGCCTCGACGGCCAGGGAGTCGTACGACTGGTCGAACTCGTCGCGGCCGCAGTCGGTGAGCGCGAAGATCTTCGCGGGGCGACCGCGGGCCCGGGTCCCGTAGACGCGCTTCTCGCGGGCTTCGACGACATTGTCGGCGACCAGCGAGTCGAGGTGGCGGCGGACGGCGGCCTGGGTGAGGCGCAGTCGCTCGGCAAGGTCGGCGACGGTCGAGGGACCGTGGTCCAGGATCGACCGCGCGACCCGGTTGCGCGTCGAACGCTCTCGGGTCGCGAGTTCCTCCACCGGAGCCGCGCCAACGTTTTTCACAACGCCATTGTTGCGTAATTAATCGAGGAGTGACAAGCCGCGTCCACGGCGGCCGCGGTGCCGTGCGTCACTCAGGTAAGGCTTACCTGACCTGCGGAAATGATCATTCGTAGGACGAATCCGAGCCCTCGGCCGGGTCGGGACCGGACCACCCCTCGAACCCGTACGTGCAGGCCACAGGCGCTCCACGGCCCATGACGACACCGTCGAAGCCATGCCCACCGCCCCCGGGGAAGCACACGTGAAGTCCCGGTTCGAGGGACCCGGCCCCGCGCCGGAAGGACCTTTCACGCCTCTCTAGACTTCCGCCCATGGGAAATGAGTCCGTCGACAGCGCCGTCCGCGTACGCGGCCTGGTCAAGCGGTACGGAGACAAGACCGCGGTCGACGGCCTCGACCTCGACGTGCGGGCGGGCACCGTCACGGCCGTCCTCGGCCCCAACGGGGCCGGCAAGACCACCACGATCGAGACCTGCGAGGGCTACCGCAGACCCGACGGCGGCACCGTCCGCGTCCTCGGCCTCGACCCGGTCGCCGACGCCGCCGCCCTGCGCCCCCGGATCGGCGTGATGCTCCAGTCCGGCGGCGTCTACTCCGGGGCCCGCGCCGACGAGATGCTCCGCCACATGGCGAAGCTGCACGCCCATCCGCTGGACGTCGGCGCCCTGATCGAGCGCCTGGGCCTCGGCTCCTGCGGCCGCACCACCTACCGCCGGCTCTCCGGCGGCCAGCAGCAGCGCCTCGCGCTCGCCATGGCCGTCGTCGGCCGCCCCGAGCTCGTCTTCCTCGACGAACCGACCGCCGGACTCGACCCGCAGGCCCGCCGCGCCACCTGGGACCTCGTCCGCGAGCTGCGCGCCGACGGCGTCACGGTCGTCCTCACCACCCACTTCATGCAGGAGGCCGAGGAGCTCGCCGACGACGTCGCCATCGTCGACGCCGGCCGGATCGCCGCCCAGGGCAGCCCCGAGCAGCTCTGCCGCGGCGGCGCCGAGAACACCCTGCGCTTCACCGGCCGCCCCGGCCTCGACCTGGGCTCCCTGCTCAAGGCCCTGCCGGACGGCACGGCCGCGGCGGAACCCCTCCCCGGCACGTACCGGATCACCGGCACCGTCGACCCGCAGCTGCTCGCCACGGTCACCACCTGGTGCGCCCAGCACGGCGTCATGCCCGAGGGCATCTCCGTCGAGCGCCACACCCTCGAAGACGTCTTCCTCGAACTCACGGGCAAGGAACTGCGGTCATGAGCACGGGTACGTACTCCCCGAAGCCCGGCGCGGCCCCCGTCGGCCGGATGATCGCGGCGCAGACGGCCCTGGAGGCCCGGATGCTGCTGCGCAACGGCGAGCAGCTGCTCCTCACGGTGATCATCCCCTCGCTGCTCCTCGTCCTGTTCTCCACGGTCGACATCGTCGACACGGGTGCCGGAGAGGCCGTCGACTTCCTCGCCCCGGGCGTCCTCGCGCTCGCCGTGCTCTCCACCGCCTTCACCGGCCAGGCCATCGCGACCGGTTTCGAACGGCGTTACGGGGTGCTCAAGCGACTGGGCGCGTCACCGCTCCCCCGCTGGGCGCTCATGACCGCCAAGACGCTCGCCGTCCTCGTCACCGAGGTGCTCCAGGTCGCGCTCCTCACGGCGATCGCCCTGGCGCTCGGCTGGTCCCCGCAGGGCGACCCCTTCTCCGTCCTGCTGCTCCTGGTCCTCGGCACGGCCGCCTTCTCGGGCCTCGGGCTGCTCATGGCGGGCACGCTCAAGGCGGAGGCCACCCTGGCCGCCGCCAACCTGGTCTTCCTGCTGCTCCTGGTGGGCGGCGGGGTCATCGTGCCGCTGGAGAAGTTCCCGGAGCCGGCCCGCTCGGTCCTGGAGCTGCTCCCCATCTCCGCCCTCTCCGACGGCCTGCGGGACGTCCTCCAGAACGGCGCCTCGATGCCCTGGGGCAACGCGCTGATCCTGGCCGTCTGGGGCGTGCTCGGCCTCGGCGCGGCGGCGAAGTTCTTCCGCTGGGAGTAGTCGAAGGGGTTCAGAGGGTGACGTTTCCTGACAAGCCACCCCCCTCGTGAAAGCGTGCACAAGCCCCGTCCTACGATGGGGCCCGTGCTGACCCCCCTCGCCTACATCGCCCAGCGCTGGACCCCGTCCCCCCGGACGCTCCGGCGCGCCGCGCTCTCCGCCGTCGTGATGAGCGTGTTCATCATCGTCACGGGCGGCGCGGTCCGGCTGACCGGTTCCGGTCTCGGCTGCGACACCTGGCCGAAGTGCACGGAAGACAGCCTCATCGTCACGCCCGAGCAGGGCTACCGCGGCCTGATCGAGTTCGGCAACCGGATGCTGACGTACGTCCTGTCGGCGGCCGTCGGCTGGGCGATCATCGCCGCCCGGTCCACCAAGCCGTGGCGCCGGAACCTCACCCGCTGGAGCTGGGCGCAGTTCTGGATCGTGATGAGCAACGCCGTCATCGGTGGCATCACGGTGTGGATGGGCCTCAACCCGTGGACGGTCGCCGGCCACTTCCTGGCCGCGAACGCGCTGCTCACGGTGGCCGTCATCACCTGGCAGCGGGCCGGCGAGGGCGACACCGCCCCCCGGCCGCGCGTGCCCCGACCGGTCCGCAAGCTGTCCTGGGCGATCACGATCACCTCGGGCCTGCTCATCGCCCTCGGCACCACGGTGACCGGCGCGGGCAAGCACGCCGGCGACAGCAGCGAGGTCCCGCGCATGCCGTGGGACTGGACGAACGCCGCCCATGTCCACGCCATCGCCGCCTGGGTCGTCTGCGCCCTGGCGCTCGCCATGTGGCTGGTGCTGCGCGTGGTGGACGCCCCGGACGACACCCGGGCCCGCGCCCGCGACCTGCTGATCGTGCTGCTGGCCCAGGGCGGGATCGGCTACGTGCAGTACTTCACCGGGGTCCCCGAGGTCCTGGTCGCCGTCCACATGCTCGGCTCCTCGCTGATGTGGATCGCGGTGCTGCGTCTGGCCCTGAGCATGCGCGAGCGCCCGGTGCCCACGGCGGAGATCCCGGCCCAGGCCGACCCGGAGCTCGCGGCGAAGGTCTGACCGGACCGGTCACACCGGACCCGTCACACCGGCTCGGTCAGGGCCTGTCCGGCGGACAGGCCTACCCGAGCCGGTAGACCCGCCGGGCGTTCCCCGCCGCGATCATCGTGGCGACGCGCTGCGCGTCCGAGTGGGACCAGGCGCCCTCCACGACCCACTCCCCCAGCACCCGGGTGAGCGCCGAGCGGAAGACGCCGGCGGCGACCACGTGGAGCTCGGGCAGCCCGTGCGCGCCGCTGGAGAACAGCAGCTTGCCGAAGGGCGCCAGCTCCAGGACCTCCGCGAGGACGGCCGCCGCACGGGCCCCGGTGTGGGCGAGGACCGGCCCGAGGTCCGCGTACACGTGCGGATGGACGCCGGTCAGGTACGCGGCGGCGCGGTGGTGCGGGTAGGCGTGCAGCAGGACGAGGTCGGCGCCCAGCCCCGCGGTGGCGGCGGCGAAGCCGGCGAGGACCGCCGGGTCCCGCTCCCCCGTGCGCAGCTGCAGCGGGCGCCCCGCGGTGACCGCGATCCAGAGGAGATGCCGCAGCAGGACGGGGTCGGTGAGCCGCCCGCCCGCAGAGCGTCCGGCGAGCCAGCGCCCCGCTGCTCCGCGTACCTCCCCGGGTCCCGGGGGTTCGGGCGCCGTCGCGAGCCCTCGGCGTACGCCCTCCACCGAGGTGAAGGCCACGGCGTGCGCGGCGGCTCCGTGGACGGCCTCGGCGAGGTTGGCGAGGAACGCGTCGACGGTCCCCGAGGTGTCGGCGACCTGTTCGGCGAGGGGTTCGAGGCGGACGATCTCGTGGGCCTCGGCGGCGCCGGCGGCGGCGATCTCGGCGGGCCGGGTCAGGTCGCCGGGGAGCCCGGTGTCGACCAGGTAGGTGGAGATCCCGGAGGCCCGCAGGAGCCGGCGGCCCGCCTCGGCGACGCCGAGTTCGCGGCGGCGGGCGAGGTAGCGGGCCGGCGGGCAGTGCGGTTCGAGGCCGAGGAGCGGCGGACACCAGCGGCGTACCGCGAAGCCGGTCTGCGTGTCGAAGAAGGTCGTGCCGGCGGCCGGCATCGCGGGGGGACCGCCGTGCCGGTCGCCGAGGTGCGCGCCGAGGTGGGTCTCGAAGGTGCCGAGGCCGAGTTCCGTACGGAGCACTCCGTGGCAGTACTGGTCCACCAGGTTCGGCGTGTCGATCATCTCGGGGGGCTCCCTGTGTGGACGTGTCTCCACACGTCCTAACGGGTGAGCCCCGCGCGAGGTTGTTGCCTCAGCTGTTGGAGGGGCCGCCGATCTGGATACCGGCCATCCGGGTCCACTC
Above is a genomic segment from Streptomyces sp. NBC_00094 containing:
- a CDS encoding metalloregulator ArsR/SmtB family transcription factor; translation: MKNVGAAPVEELATRERSTRNRVARSILDHGPSTVADLAERLRLTQAAVRRHLDSLVADNVVEAREKRVYGTRARGRPAKIFALTDCGRDEFDQSYDSLAVEALRWIERNAGGEEAVAAFARDRIEAQGDTYREAVDSADPARRTEALAKALTADGYAATARNAPVGEQLCQHHCPVAHVAEQYPQLCEAETEFFSRLLGTHVQRLATIAHGDGVCTTFIPHSAPQTSSPASVSTAGRNPA
- the sufB gene encoding Fe-S cluster assembly protein SufB, translated to MTTEISHPELEGLGRYEYGWADSDTAGATAKRGLNEDVVRDISSKKNEPEWMLKLRLKGLRLFGKKPMPTWGSDLSGIDFDNIKYFVRSTEKQAESWEDLPEDIKNTYDKLGIPEAEKQRLVAGVAAQYESEVVYHQIREDLEEQGVIFVDTDTALKEHAELFKEYFGTVIPVGDNKFASLNTAVWSGGSFIYVPKGVQVEIPLQAYFRINTENMGQFERTLIIVDEDAYVHYVEGCTAPIYSSDSLHSAVVEIIVKKGGRCRYTTIQNWSNNVYNLVTKRAVAYEGATMEWVDGNIGSKVTMKYPAVYLMGEHAKGETLSIAFAGEGQHQDAGAKMVHMAPNTSSNIVSKSVARGGGRTSYRGLIEIGEGAPGSKSNVLCDALLVDTISRSDTYPYVDVREDDVSMGHEATVSKVSEDQLFYLMSRGMTEFEAMAMIVRGFVEPIAKELPMEYALELNRLIELQMEGSVG
- a CDS encoding ABC transporter ATP-binding protein, which produces MGNESVDSAVRVRGLVKRYGDKTAVDGLDLDVRAGTVTAVLGPNGAGKTTTIETCEGYRRPDGGTVRVLGLDPVADAAALRPRIGVMLQSGGVYSGARADEMLRHMAKLHAHPLDVGALIERLGLGSCGRTTYRRLSGGQQQRLALAMAVVGRPELVFLDEPTAGLDPQARRATWDLVRELRADGVTVVLTTHFMQEAEELADDVAIVDAGRIAAQGSPEQLCRGGAENTLRFTGRPGLDLGSLLKALPDGTAAAEPLPGTYRITGTVDPQLLATVTTWCAQHGVMPEGISVERHTLEDVFLELTGKELRS
- the sufD gene encoding Fe-S cluster assembly protein SufD, which encodes MAEAQNIPAGSTTAGSIAVAAESTVATRMSAPPSFDVADFPVPHGREEEWRFTPLARLRGLHDGTAVASGEGVKVEIEAPEGVTVETVGREDERLGKAGKPVDRVAAQAYSSFEKASVVTVAKEAVLTEPIRIAVHGQGGVAFGHQVIELGAFAEAVVVIDHTGDAVLAANVDYVLGDGAKLTVVSVQDWDEKAVHVAQHNALVGRDASFKSVIVTFGGDVVRIHPRVSYAAPGGEAELFGLYFTDAGQHQEHRLLVDHNTPHCKSNVAYKGALQGQDAHAVWIGDVLIQAAAEGTDTYELNRNLVLTDGARVDSVPNLEIETGEIAGAGHASATGRFDDEQLFYLMSRGIPQTEARRLVVRGFFAELVQQIGLPDVQERLLAKIEAELEASV
- a CDS encoding ABC transporter permease, with product MSTGTYSPKPGAAPVGRMIAAQTALEARMLLRNGEQLLLTVIIPSLLLVLFSTVDIVDTGAGEAVDFLAPGVLALAVLSTAFTGQAIATGFERRYGVLKRLGASPLPRWALMTAKTLAVLVTEVLQVALLTAIALALGWSPQGDPFSVLLLLVLGTAAFSGLGLLMAGTLKAEATLAAANLVFLLLLVGGGVIVPLEKFPEPARSVLELLPISALSDGLRDVLQNGASMPWGNALILAVWGVLGLGAAAKFFRWE